The stretch of DNA CTGCTGGTCACAAAAAGGTAAAGCGCCGCATACCCAAGATAGTGTCTGAAAGAGTACGGTCCGTTGCGGAAAGCATCGATTATGAGACCGATGGCGGAGAAAAACAGATCGAGCAGGCATAAAATAAGAAATGCAAGCAACGAGAAAAGAAACGCCGCACCCAATTTAAGCCAAAAGAGCGAGCGGTCCAACCATACACCAAGTTTAAAAAAGTCGATGACGGCGTTGTCTTTATCTATTTCAAGCTTTTCTATATCAAAAACGCGGACTTTATGTGATGTCTTGAGCTTTACGGATCGATTCGAGAAAAATATTGATCCTGGAGCTGCCGCGTTCAACAGGCTGTCATTGGTCTCGTGATCGAACGAGACGATTATGCCTTCTTCCAGCATGAAGGTTTTCGGAACCTCATTGATGAATTTGATCTGTTTATCCTGCAAAGACAGGTTCGGCGCCTCGCCGTTGAATACAGGAGAGTAAATCTTTAATAGTTCATCAACCGATTGGATATAGGGATCGATGTACCGAACATAAAGTAAAAGCGCCCCAAGAAACAGCGCTAAAATGATAAAACGACCTTTTTCGAATGGAAACATAGGGTTCACTCGTACTCCTGAATAGGTTCACGACCCGATAAAGCGCGTAGAGCGCCAAGGGCCATTGCTTCCGCCTCCCGTTCTCCGGGCAGGATAAGAACAGGAGCCAAAAAAGAGACTCGAGACGAAAGACGATCTGTCAACTGTTTCGACTGCGCCAAGCCGCCGGTAAGAACGATGCCCTGCAGGTCGCCAAGAAGCACGGTAGCCATGGCACCGATCTCTTTGGCGATTTGATAGATCATGGCATCGTAAACAAGAGCCGCATAGTCATCTCCCGCTGCTATTCGTTTCTCCACTTCGGTGACATCCGAAGTGCCCAAATAGGCCTTCAGTCCGCCTTCCCCCATGATCATTTTTTTAATTTGGTCCAGCGTATATTTCCCCGAAAAGCAGAGCTCGGCAAATGGGGTCATCGGCAGAGAACCGCTGCGTTCCGGAGAAAAAGGGCCGGCGTTGGAGGCATCGTTAACATCGATGATTCTGCCCTTTCGGATGGCCGCCACCGAGATGCCGCCGCCTAAATGTGCGATTACATAGTTGACCTGCTCGATTTCACGACCCTGCTGTTCCGCAGCCCAGATGGCGGCGGCGCGCAGATTGAGGGCATGAGAAAGGGAGCGGCGTTCGATCAGCGGATGGCCTGAGAGTCTGGCAACCGACTCGAATTCGTCTACAGAGACAGGATCGACGACCAAGGCGGGACATCCGAACTTTTCGGCAACGCGGGCAGCCAATGCACAGCCCAAATTGGCCGGGTGGACGCCTTGTATGCCGCGCCGCGCGTCCTCCAGCATGCCTGCGTTGACTCGATAAACACCGCGGCGCACCGGCTTGAGTAACCCGCCCCTTCCGACGACGGCATCAAGAAAAGTAATTTTTCGCCGCGCTAAAAAATCGTCGACGGCAGCTGAACGAAAATCGAGTTGATCAAAAAGAGACGCAAATGCTTCGAGCCGGCCGTTTGTGTAGCGGATGGTTTCGGAAGCGATCTCTTTGTCTCCCTCAAAGAGCGCCAATTTGTCGGACGTGGAACCAGGGTTGATCACCAAAATCAGCGGAGAATGGGGCGTGGTCGATCGTCTGCTCATCCCGAGCCATCCATATTTTTAAGTTTAAAGCAAAAAAATATACAGAACTTCGGTGTCGCTTGCAAGAGGAATAATGATTTTGTCTGTATCCATTGAACAAGAGGCAAGGTGCAATTCGTATTCAATTCGATTAAAGTCAAACAAGAATTCATCCTATCCGATGACGCACTTTTAAAACAGGCAAGCTTGCTTCTCATGCTGAAACAAAATATATTTGTTAGAATGAACAGGCCTATCGAATCACAAATTCTTCAGTTTTACAGAAAAGCTTTCGGCAAAGAAGCGAGAGACCTTCAACTTTTGAACGGCGACGGCTCGGATCGGCTGTACTTTCGTTTAATCGCTGACGAGAGCACCGTGATTGCCGTCCATGGCTGCAATCGACGCGAAAACAATGCCTTTGTTGCTTTCTCGCGCCATTTTGAACGATTTCAATTACCCGTGCCGCACATCTTTGCCTATGAACCCGACGAAGGTCTTTACTTGGAGAGCGACTTGGGCGACGTCATGCTCTACGATCGAATGGCGGCATGCGGAAATGAGGTCAGCAGCGATGTCCGCAACCTTTACCTGCAGGCGATACGAATGCTTCCCCAGTTTCAAATTAAAGCCGGCCGGTCGCTGGATTTCTCACAGTGCTCCCAAACGACCGTATTCGATGCGGAAGCGATGCTCCGCGATCTCCTCTATTTTCAGCACGTTTTTTTGCGCCGCTTTGCCGCAAATCGCTTCGATATCGACCGGCTGCACGATGACTTTGCTCTGTTGATTCGTGCGCTTCTCGATGAGCCTGCGGAATTTTTCCTTTACCGTGATTTCCAATCGCGCAACATTATGGTGCTGAACGAACAACCTTATTTCATCGATTATCAGTCGGGCCGCAAAGGGGCGCTGCAGTACGATCTTGCTTCTCTCGTCTATGACTCTAATGTCCGTTTACCTGAAGACCTCGGCAATGAACTGATCGAAGAATATCTTTACGCCGTCAATCAATATCTTTCCATGCCTTCAAGCCGATTTATGCGCAAATTTTATGATTTTGCGCTCATACGGGTACTTCAGGCTTTGGCCGCATTCAGCTTTTTAGGATATGATAAACAGAGGCGCTACTTTCGCTCATGTATACCGAGAGGAATTGAACTTTTGCGTGAGCTTTTGCAAAAGAGTCAGATTGGACGACAAATGCGCACGCTGCCCAAAATTGTCGAGGGACTTACGGTATCTTTTGAGATCAATAAGGATAATCAGCTTTAAAGCGATCTTGTTGTGAACGCCGCATAGTGCATTGACGATCCGCATCCTCACAGGCATTTGCCAAAGATTTGTTTGCTGCTTTTTCTCCGTTTTATGAAGCGGGAAACAACAAACGAGGCGATCAAACGGATGAATGTGCCTCTGTGAGCTTTTCCTCTCTCGTGTAGGGGATTTTCTTTGTGAATCTGCGCAATCATTTGTGCTTTTGAATAGGGTTGCGCTTTGTTTTGCGCAAAAATGAGTTGGTCGAAAGTTATGGATCATCAGGCCTTTTTCGACAGCAATCATAACCATCGAGCAATAGAGGAATTGGTATGAGGGCAATGATTTTGGCAGCCGGATACGGCAAGCGCCTGGCGCCGCTGACGAACTCGATACCAAAGGCGTTGGTCCCAATAGGCGGACGCCCCCTCCTCGAAATCGTTCTGCGACGCTTGGAATCTCAAGGGTTCACCGAAATTGTCGTTAATCTGCATTATTTAGCCGACCAGGTTCGCGAGTTTCTCGATGCATATCGTCCCACGGCGAAAGCGTCGATTTACCTCTCTTATGAGGCTGAGCTGCTCGACACCGGCGGCGGTATCAAAAAAATGTTGGACTATCTTCCTGGTGACGACCCGGTTTTGGTGCATAATGTCGACGTGCTTTCGGACTGCCCTCTGGACCAAGTCATGCAGCAATTCAACAGCCTGCCTTCCTGCGATGCCCTGCTGGTCGCTCTTGATCAATTAACCGATCGCCCTCTTTGTTTTGATGAAAATATGAACTTTCGCGGAAGAGGAGATCATGCTCCTAATGGGGCTTGCCGGCATTACGCTTTTACCGGAATTCAAGTGATTCGGCCTTTCCTCTTTCGCGAATACCCGGAAGTAAAATTTTACAGCATCGACCTATATTTATGGGCTGCTGCGTCCGGCAGGACCATAAAGGGTCTGCTGTTTCCGGGAACTTGGTGGCGGGATTTAGGAACATTTGCGGATCTTGCTGCAGCCGAGAGAGATATGTTAGTCACTTAAATTATTTTATGAAATTTATTTCTCCAGCGGTTCGACTGAATTGACATGAAGCGTAACGGCGCCGAATTCGCTTTGGACTTGTCCGTGAAGCAGAAATGGTCTGTCATAGGAGAGTAAATGAATGAAGCGGCTGTAGGTTTTCGGAAAGAAAACTGTTTCGTATAACGCGGTAGTATCCTCAAAGCTGACGAATTCCATCAGTTCTTCCTGCGAGGTGGCCGTCGTTTTGCCGGTTACAAACCAGCCCACAGTAGTGACGGTTTTCCCCACGTGCTTAGCCAGGTCTTTTGCCGGTATATACGACAAATTGCAAAGGAGTCGGCGATAGCGTTCCAACGGATGACGCGATAAAAGGAATCCCAACGTTTCGATTTCTTGATCCAGCAGCGTCTCTTCGTCATATTCCGCGATGTTCGGTACTGCTGTCACGTCGGCCTCTCCGAACAAGGACAGGGTTGGTTCGGCGGCGCCCGTACCCTGCTCGGCCGCAATTGCTTTGCTCTTCCAAAGCAGTTGCGGCCGAGTATAGGTTTTTTCTACCGCATCAAAACAGCCTGCCTTGATCAATACGGCTGCATCGTTGGGAGGCGGCTGTACCCGCATCATGAAATCATAAAGCGAACGGAAGGCGCCGTTTTTTCGTCGTTCCCGCAAAAGGCGCTCGATGGTTTCGCGAGTGATGCCTTTAAGCTGCATGAGACCGACGCGAATTTCTCTGTCCCTGCCGCGATAAGCGTAATCGCTGAGATTGATGTCCGGCGGCAGTATCTTTAGTCCCATACGTCGGGCCTCCGAAATGTAGGCAAACGTGGAATAGTATCCGCCTTGGTTCGAAATGACGGCCGCCATGAATTCGGCGGGATAATAGACGCGCAGATAAGCCGATTTAAAGGAAACTTGAGCGTAGGAAGCCGAGTGCGCTTTGCAAAAACTGTAGCCGCTGAAAGACAAGATCATCTCCCAGATTTGATCGCAGGTCTTTGCATCAACGCCTCTTGCCTGGGCACCGGCGTAGAATTTGGCGCGGAAATCTTGTAGGCTGCGTTGCTTGTGCTTTTTCGACAAAATTTTGCGCAACTCGTCTGCTTCCGCAGCGGAAAAACCGGCCAGGGTCATGGCGACGCGAGAGACGTCTTCTTGGTAAACCATGATCCCGTAAGTTTCACGCAGCAGCTCCTCGAGCAAAGGATGCAGGGGTGTGTAGGCTCCTCCCTTTAGTCTTCGAATGTATTCATTGATAAATCGATTTGCAGCAGGGCGAATGATGGAGCTGTGGATGACAATATGTTCGAAATCTCCCACGCCGGTCTTTTTCTGCAGCAGTCGCATGGCCGGAGATTCGATGTAAAAAACGCCGATAGTATCGCCTTGCGCCAAGGCCTGCTGAACTTTGGGATCCTCCAACGGGTCCCATTGCGCGTAATCGATGCGGGTGCCGGTGTTTTCTTCGACGGCGGCCAAGGCGTCGCGAATAACGGCAAGGGAACGGTTGCCGAGAATATCCATCTTGACCAGCTTCATCTCCTCGGCCTGGTCTTTTTCCCATTGAATAACATGCAGCCGGTGCGGTTCCTCCCGCGGCAGGCCGGAAACGGCGCCGGTCAGCTTGAGTACCTTGTGCGCCGGCTGTGTCGGCACATAACGGCTGACGCCGCGCGGGACAATCACTACGCCGCCGCAATGGATCGAAAGATGTCGCGGATAGTCGCGAATGCGCTCCGCCAAGCGAATGACGGTCGGCCAAGGTTCATGCAGTTGAATTGAGCGAAAGAGCGGATGGGTTTGGGTGGTCTGCCAAATGTCGCTCGGCTGCCAAAGGCCGGCGAGGCGAGAGGTGACGGTACGGATTTCGTTTTCCGGCAGTCCGTAGACCTTGGCGATCTCGCGCACGGCAGAACGGGGTGCAAAACAGACATGATTGGCAATCATGGCGACGTTTTCATGTCCAAAACGGCGAAAGATATAGTCCAAAATGTCATCCCGCTCGTCCCAAGGAAAATCGACGTCGATATCCGGCGGATCGATGCGGCCGGGATTGAGAAAGCGGTCGAAAAAGAGGTCATACTTGAGGGGAT from candidate division KSB1 bacterium encodes:
- a CDS encoding nucleotidyltransferase family protein codes for the protein MRAMILAAGYGKRLAPLTNSIPKALVPIGGRPLLEIVLRRLESQGFTEIVVNLHYLADQVREFLDAYRPTAKASIYLSYEAELLDTGGGIKKMLDYLPGDDPVLVHNVDVLSDCPLDQVMQQFNSLPSCDALLVALDQLTDRPLCFDENMNFRGRGDHAPNGACRHYAFTGIQVIRPFLFREYPEVKFYSIDLYLWAAASGRTIKGLLFPGTWWRDLGTFADLAAAERDMLVT
- a CDS encoding phosphotransferase, which gives rise to MNRPIESQILQFYRKAFGKEARDLQLLNGDGSDRLYFRLIADESTVIAVHGCNRRENNAFVAFSRHFERFQLPVPHIFAYEPDEGLYLESDLGDVMLYDRMAACGNEVSSDVRNLYLQAIRMLPQFQIKAGRSLDFSQCSQTTVFDAEAMLRDLLYFQHVFLRRFAANRFDIDRLHDDFALLIRALLDEPAEFFLYRDFQSRNIMVLNEQPYFIDYQSGRKGALQYDLASLVYDSNVRLPEDLGNELIEEYLYAVNQYLSMPSSRFMRKFYDFALIRVLQALAAFSFLGYDKQRRYFRSCIPRGIELLRELLQKSQIGRQMRTLPKIVEGLTVSFEINKDNQL
- the buk gene encoding butyrate kinase, giving the protein MSRRSTTPHSPLILVINPGSTSDKLALFEGDKEIASETIRYTNGRLEAFASLFDQLDFRSAAVDDFLARRKITFLDAVVGRGGLLKPVRRGVYRVNAGMLEDARRGIQGVHPANLGCALAARVAEKFGCPALVVDPVSVDEFESVARLSGHPLIERRSLSHALNLRAAAIWAAEQQGREIEQVNYVIAHLGGGISVAAIRKGRIIDVNDASNAGPFSPERSGSLPMTPFAELCFSGKYTLDQIKKMIMGEGGLKAYLGTSDVTEVEKRIAAGDDYAALVYDAMIYQIAKEIGAMATVLLGDLQGIVLTGGLAQSKQLTDRLSSRVSFLAPVLILPGEREAEAMALGALRALSGREPIQEYE
- a CDS encoding DNA polymerase III subunit alpha, translating into MPFTHLHVHSHYSFCRGTATLEDLCRTAKQRGFTHLALTDRNGLYGLGNFLMLCKNYHLQPIIGACFETPIERAVLLAKNAEGYSALCMALTQFHRHGIDLALWFVQHGRDLVLLTDDLRLLQKLKDADAEGEYYAELIPHRGAEAVLRFAREKRIPIVATNAVHMLDKEDWEVHRLLRAIDLNTTLTRIPQEELISVEAYLKTAAQMQADFPHCPEAIDNSQRIAQSCTFSLDLTEFIFPEYRGPNGESAEDYLRRRVEEGVLRRYGGFDERIRKRLDYELAVICEKRFAPYFLVVADIVAHAPRTCGRGSAAASLVSYCLGITHVDPLKYDLFFDRFLNPGRIDPPDIDVDFPWDERDDILDYIFRRFGHENVAMIANHVCFAPRSAVREIAKVYGLPENEIRTVTSRLAGLWQPSDIWQTTQTHPLFRSIQLHEPWPTVIRLAERIRDYPRHLSIHCGGVVIVPRGVSRYVPTQPAHKVLKLTGAVSGLPREEPHRLHVIQWEKDQAEEMKLVKMDILGNRSLAVIRDALAAVEENTGTRIDYAQWDPLEDPKVQQALAQGDTIGVFYIESPAMRLLQKKTGVGDFEHIVIHSSIIRPAANRFINEYIRRLKGGAYTPLHPLLEELLRETYGIMVYQEDVSRVAMTLAGFSAAEADELRKILSKKHKQRSLQDFRAKFYAGAQARGVDAKTCDQIWEMILSFSGYSFCKAHSASYAQVSFKSAYLRVYYPAEFMAAVISNQGGYYSTFAYISEARRMGLKILPPDINLSDYAYRGRDREIRVGLMQLKGITRETIERLLRERRKNGAFRSLYDFMMRVQPPPNDAAVLIKAGCFDAVEKTYTRPQLLWKSKAIAAEQGTGAAEPTLSLFGEADVTAVPNIAEYDEETLLDQEIETLGFLLSRHPLERYRRLLCNLSYIPAKDLAKHVGKTVTTVGWFVTGKTTATSQEELMEFVSFEDTTALYETVFFPKTYSRFIHLLSYDRPFLLHGQVQSEFGAVTLHVNSVEPLEK